CCAAGTGTCAGATCACTTATTTTATGGGTTTTACTGAGAAAAACTCTCAGCTTTAGAAACTGCACATTCCCAAGGCACCTGAATTTAACTCAGTTTGTGCCAGAAAATTACAGTAACTAGCACATGCCACACTAGTGCAAGGTGGCCACTGCCCTTCTCTCACAGGCACACTGAGGGCCACAGCTGTTTTTAATGGAGCAATGCTTATTCCTCTTTCCATCCCTCCTGTGGAAATCTGAGGCTGCCTCAGCATGAACCAGAGCCTGTGTTAAGATCTGCCCTGGCCCATACCTGCCTAAGGGAACTGCCATCCCCTGCTTGGCCTCTccaccagccccatcccagcagcagggaccaCTCAAGGACAAGGCTGAATTCCTGCCACATGAGGGACCTGCACTCATCTTGCTGCTTCCCAGTTTGGAATTCAACAAAATACTGAGGATGTTTCCTGAAAAGAAGGTTGCTGCTGCTGTATACCATGACTTATTATTACAGCTACAGTGTACTCTAATACTTTTCCCAGAACCAGAAAGTCAGGACTGCCTTGTTTTATCACTGAGTCCACAGTTCTGAATGGAAATTGCGCCCAGAAAGCCTTTCTTTACAAATCCTaggattttattctgaaaaacaaagcatgagAGGGTGCAGCACTCTCTCATGCATTATCTAATACTTTCTACTTTGATCTACACAAAATGAGGGAAGGGATTTGCAACATTCAAACATGACAAAGAAAACTTAGGTCGATGATAAAGCTTTCAACTCCCCAGAAAGTAGAACAGCTTCTTGGAAAGAAGGGATTATCCAATGTGAACACGAGCAGCAGGCAGACTCCTTCTAGGCTGACAGTGTCAGCCCCAAGAGAAAACAATCCTGCTGGATTCCCACATTCCTCCTTTTGCCCTGCTCTCTCCTACCTGGAGCAACcatgatttcattttttttggaGCGGATCCGCAGGAATGTGAGGTCATTCTGGGGATCGATGTCCCGCACAGTGCTCCTGGCCTTCATGATGAAGCTGTGCATGAGGCCGGCGTACTGAATGGTGGTGGAGTTGTCTATGGTGCTCTTGATGGGAATACCTGCAGGAATGGGACAGCAAGACTCAGTGACAAACCTCCAGAAACAATCCTACACTGGGCAGCACCAGGTCCAACCTCGGGTGTCACTGCACCAGGGGTTGGGAGTATTCTCTTTGAAGGCAAGATGAAAACATGAAGAACAAGAAGATATGAAAAAGCCGAGACACAGGACCACAGGTGTAGGTAGGTGAGAACTGTTTACCTCTAGTAGCATCAGTGCTTTACTTTTGCATTTTGAGagtgagaaacagaaatacattacacaaaaataattatctgtAGAGGACTGAGGAAGTACCAATGCtgcagttttttttctcctgactGGGGACATCTTTATTACTTCAGAAAGGCTTCCCAACACCAGTTAAATGGTATTGAGCTaggccaggctgggatcagTGATTATGGAGGACACCAGCTGCTGCATCCCACACCCCAAGACTGAAGATCTAACATTCAACCCTAAGAGGTGGTGCAGTCCTGGGAGGCCCCCTGGTTCAGTGATAACCAGCCTTGAGGGCAGACACACTGTTAAGCCACCCATCAGATGTGTTTTCCTACCAAAAGCCAGTCAAACCTCAGCTCCTGGGTCAGAACACAGCACCCAAGTACTGAATTCTGCAGGGCAGAACCAGGTGTCTGTTTGAAtaactgcagctgcagcacagaggacACCATCATAGAAAAGCGAGCAGGAGACAAGCTTCATGATGTGATCCTCAGTATATTAACATGTAGCTACTGTTACTATTTCTAAGGATTATTTCTAGGAAATATTCAATTTTTGGGCTGCTCACTGTGTATTCAGAGCGCTCTGAAGAAGTTGCTCTGTTGAACTCTTCAGAGACTCCAAAAA
This genomic stretch from Cinclus cinclus chromosome 18, bCinCin1.1, whole genome shotgun sequence harbors:
- the DYNLRB1 gene encoding dynein light chain roadblock-type 1 isoform X4, translating into MCFVLQAEVEETLKRIQSQKGVQGIIVVNSEGIPIKSTIDNSTTIQYAGLMHSFIMKARSTVRDIDPQNDLTFLRIRSKKNEIMVAPDYFLIVIQNPTE
- the DYNLRB1 gene encoding dynein light chain roadblock-type 1 isoform X2 — its product is MCFVLQAEVEETLKRIQSQKGVQGIIVVNSEGIPIKSTIDNSTTIQYAGLMHSFIMKARSTVRDIDPQNDLTFLRIRSKKNEIMVAPDKDYFLIVIQNPTE
- the DYNLRB1 gene encoding dynein light chain roadblock-type 1 isoform X3, with protein sequence MAEVEETLKRIQSQKGVQGIIVVNSEGIPIKSTIDNSTTIQYAGLMHSFIMKARSTVRDIDPQNDLTFLRIRSKKNEIMVAPDKDYFLIVIQNPTE
- the DYNLRB1 gene encoding dynein light chain roadblock-type 1 isoform X1: MCCSLLHVDETGDRNAEVEETLKRIQSQKGVQGIIVVNSEGIPIKSTIDNSTTIQYAGLMHSFIMKARSTVRDIDPQNDLTFLRIRSKKNEIMVAPDKDYFLIVIQNPTE